Proteins from one Camelina sativa cultivar DH55 chromosome 8, Cs, whole genome shotgun sequence genomic window:
- the LOC104708551 gene encoding PHD finger protein ALFIN-LIKE 1, with protein sequence MAAESSNPRTVEEIFKDFSGRRSGILRALSGDVDKFYSLCDPEMENLCLYGHANGTWEVNLPAEEVPPELPEPALGINFARDGMQRKDWLSLVAVHSDCWLLSVSSYFGARLNRNERKRLFSLINDLPTLFEVVTGRKPTKDNKPSMDLGSKSRNGVKRSIEGQTKSTPKLMEESYEDEDDEHGDTLCGSCGGNYTNDEFWICCDVCERWYHGKCVKITPAKADNIKQYKCPSCCTKKGRQ encoded by the exons ATGGCTGCCGAGTCTTCTAACCCTCGAACCGTCGAAGAGATCTTTAAGGATTTTAGCGGTCGTCGCTCCGGTATTCTCCGAGCTCTCTCCGGAG atgTTGACAAGTTCTACTCTTTATGCGATCCGG AGATGGAGAATCTGTGTTTGTACGGACACGCGAATGGGACATGGGAAGTGAATCTTCCAGCTGAGGAAGTGCCTCCGGAGCTACCTGAGCCAGCTCTTGGTATCAATTTCGCAAGAGATGGTATGCAGCGTAAAGATTGGCTCTCTTTAGTTGCTGTCCACAGTGATTGTTGGttactctctgtttcttcttactTCGGCGCTCGCCTTAATCGCAATGAGAG GAAACGTCTATTTAGTTTGATCAACGATCTCCCAACTCTCTTTGAAGTAGTGACTGGTAGGAAGCCCACCAAAGATAATAAACCAAGCATGGATCTCGGAAGCAAATCCAGAAACGGCGTTAAG AGATCGATTGAAGGGCAGACAAAGAGCACACCGAAATTGATGGAAGAGAGctatgaagatgaagacgacgaGCATGGAGACACACTCTGTGGAAGTTGTGGAGGAAACTACACAAACGACGAATTCTGGATATGCTGTGATGTGTGTGAACGTTGGTACCATGGGAAGTGTGTGAAGATAACACCAGCCAAAGCAGATAACATCAAGCAATACAAATGCCCATCTTGCTGCACTAAGAAAGGAAGACAGTGA
- the LOC104708552 gene encoding flavonol synthase/flavanone 3-hydroxylase — translation MNMNKNKMDVKVETKKGSMDEWPEPIVRVQSLAESNLSFLPDRYIKPASLRPTTTEDAPAATNIPIIDLEGLFSEEGSSDDVIMARISEACREWGFFQVVNHGVKPELMDAARDNWREFFHMPVNAKETYSNSPRTYEGYGSRLGVTKGASLDWSDYYFLHLLPHHLKDFNKWPSFPPTIREVIDEYGKELVNLSGRIMRVLSTNLGLKDDKFQDAFGGENIGACLRVNYYPKCPRPELALGLSPHSDPGGMTILLPDDHVFGLQVRKNDTWITVKPHPHAFIVNIGDQIQILSNATYKSVEHRVIVNSNKERVSLAFFYNPKSDIPIQPLQELVSAHNPPLYPPMTFDQYRLFIRTQGPQGKSHVESHISPRPR, via the exons ATGAAcatgaacaagaacaagatgGATGTCAAGGTCGAGACCAAGAAAGGATCGATGGATGAGTGGCCTGAGCCAATCGTCCGAGTCCAGTCCTTAGCCGAGAGCAACCTCTCCTTTCTCCCCGACCGCTACATCAAACCGGCGTCTCTACGCCCCACCACGACCGAAGACGCTCCCGCCGCGACCAACATCCCAATCATAGACCTTGAAGGGCTTTTCTCGGAAGAAGGGTCGTCCGATGACGTCATCATGGCTCGGATATCGGAGGCTTGCCGTGAGTGGGGGTTTTTCCAAGTGGTGAACCACGGGGTCAAACCGGAGCTGATGGACGCGGCTAGAGATAATTGGAGAGAGTTTTTCCATATGCCGGTCAATGCGAAAGAGACATACTCGAACTCACCAAGAACCTACGAAGGGTATGGAAGTAGATTAGGTGTTACGAAAGGAGCAAGTCTTGATTGGAGTGATTATtactttcttcatcttcttcctcatcatttGAAAGACTTCAACAAGTGGCCTTCTTTTCCTCCCACCATaag agaagtGATCGATGAGTACGGGAAAGAACTTGTGAATCTAAGCGGGAGAATCATGAGGGTGTTATCGACAAACTTGGGACTAAAAGATGATAAGTTCCAAGATGCATTTGGAGGTGAAAACATTGGGGCATGTTTGAGGGTTAATTATTACCCAAAGTGCCCTCGACCGGAGCTGGCTCTTGGTCTCTCCCCTCACTCCGATCCTGGCGGTATGACCATTCTCTTACCGGACGATCATGTCTTCGGTCTTCAGGTTCGTAAAAATGACACGTGGATCACCGTCAAGCCTCATCCTCATGCTTTCATCGTCAATATTGGTGATCAAATTCAg ATACTAAGCAACGCAACATACAAGAGTGTGGAGCATAGAGTGATCGTGAACTCGAACAAAGAGAGAGTTTCACTTGCTTTCTTCTACAACCCTAAAAGCGATATTCCGATCCAACCGTTACAAGAACTTGTATCCGCTCATAATCCTCCTTTATATCCTCCTATGACCTTTGATCAATATAGACTCTTTATCAGAACTCAAGGTCCACAAGGCAAATCCCATGTTGAATCTCATATTTCTCCTCGGCCTcgttga